AGCGTATTGCGAATCAGCCGCCAGGTGCTCCAGGCGCCAAATCCTCGTTTTGCCCAGCGCATAAGCTTACCGGGATGCTTCACCGTCCAGATAGCCAACACGCTGCTGGCTATCATGGCGTAGCTACGCAGGCTGACTAAGGTGTTCCAGCCGCGATCGTAGGGGCTGGTGACTTGCAGCCAGTCGCGTTTTGCAGCGCTTAAATCGAGCCGCTGCTGCTGAACCTGGCTGAGCAGATACGCTTTACGTTTGACACGTTCTGCGTCGCTCATCGCTTATCCTCTTCCAGCAGAGCCCTGTCGTTTTCCAGCTCACGCCGGGTGTGGCGCAGCAGGGTTGATTGACGGGACTTCCGCAGCGTCCAGATACCGCCAATCAATGCCAGCGACAGCAGGACGGCCGTGGTAGCAATCATGGCGTTAAGACGATACTGCGGATCAACGGCCCAGATAATCAGCACCATCAGGCTCATTAAGCCAAAGGCGGCGAACAGCATGGTCAGCCCAAGCATCAGCAGCAGCTGAACGATGTGTGCTTTTTCCTCTTCCAGTTCGACAACCGCAAGACGCACACGCGTTTCGACCATGCCGACCAGAATAGTCACCAGCCGTTGGCCAATGCCGAGCACGCTTTTGCCCGGCCCCTGGCTTTGGTGAGAGTCTGCCATCTTAACGACGTGCCAGCAGCACACCCAGTACGACGCCGACCGCCGCACCAATGCCTACGCCGGTCCACGGGTTCTCGCGAACATAATCATCCGCTTTAGCGGCCGCCTCACGGGTTTGTTTGGCTATGGCCTCGCTGGTTTCACCCAGGCGATCGCGGCTCTCTTTTAGCGTTTTTTCCGCTTTGGCACGCAGTTTGTCCAGTTCAGTTTTTGACTTATCCGTGGACGCACTCAGGACTTCTTCAAGCGTATCTGCCAGGGATTTCAACTCAGCGCGTAAATGTTCTGACGTAGTATCTTTTGACATAGTTCTCTCCGAGTGTTTGAGGTGGATCCTTAAAGTCTGCGACTACACAATCAGTAATCACGCTTCTCTAAAGCTTTGAGGCTATCTTCTGCTTCCGCAAGTTTCTTCTCGCGTTTGGTGATTTTGTCCGGATCGCCCTTCTGACGGGCCTGGATCAGATCGGCTTTACGCTCTTCGACTTCAGCTTTTTGTTTGGCTATCTTCTTTTGGTGTTCAGCGCGCAGGCCAGCGTCGCTACAGTTTTCATGCACTTCACTCAGGGCTTTTTTCAGGCCATCAATACGGTGCTGATTATTGTGTTTTTCCGCATAGCCAATCTCGCGTTGAATATCCTGCTCTTTCTCGCTACACAAGGTGTTTGCCTGTGCGACAGAGGTTAGCGTGAGTAAAGCAAGTGCCAGTACGGTGCGGTAATTCATGGTTAAAGCTTCCATTGTAAGACGAATCATAAAAGTATCAGGCGATCATACTCCATGCGTCGTTCCTGAGTGTCGAAAAAGCGCAGATAGAGAGTGCTAAAAACAGCTAAAGCATAGTCATGAATCTGCTAAAAACCCAGAAGATGATAGCAAATTCAGACTGAAAGAAGGGGATTAACCCAGGTGGTTGTGGTCTGGGCGAAGAATAGAAAGCCAGGCAAGCGCGTCTTTATCACCCTCCTGCTGGGCGATGACATACCCCTGGGGCAGGGTGCGATTGAGGACTTCTTTTGCCGCCTCACTCTGCGCGCTGGAGTCAAACGTGACCAGGAGCGTGTTATTGAGCGGCGTAATGCTTTTAAAGCGAATACCGTTAGCATCCAGATGGTGCCAGACATAAAAGCCGTCGGGAATACTCCCGCCCTGCCGTGAGGCACGAATTTCGAGAGTGGAATCCTTATTCTGCATGCCGGACCACACCATCAGCGACGCAATCGCCAGGGCACCAACAAGCAGCGCCGCCCTGAGGCGGCGGGTGAAAGCTAATTTCATCGAATCCCTCTAGCGACTTTGGCTGCGTTTTTTACGCCAAAGCACGATTAACGAACCGACCAGACCGATGACCAGGAGCACCACCGGGATCAGCATCAGGCACGACATCAAAGCGTCTTCATACTTCAGGAAGACCGGCGTTTTGCCCAGCAAATAGCCCAGGGTCGTCAGAATCAATATCCACAACAGGCCGCTCATCCAGTTGAAGAACTGAAAGCGTGCGCTATTAAGACCTGATAATCCGGCAATAGTTGGTAGCAGGGTACGAACAAAAGCAATAAAGCGGCCTACGAGCAGCGCCGACAGCCCGTGCTTATGGAAAAGCTGGTGTGAGCGCTGGTGATAATGGGCCGGCAGGTGTGAGAGCCAGTTTTGGACGAGGCGGGTATTTCCCAGCCAGCGCCCCTGGATATAGCCCAGCCAGCTGCCCAGGCTTGCGGCTATGGTCAGCAGCGCGATGGTTTCCGGAAAACCCATCGCGCCTTTAGCAATCAGAACGCCAACCAGCACGAGCAAACTGTCGCCGGGTAAGAACGCCGCCGGCAGTATGCCGTTCTCAAGAAATAAAATCATGAACAGTACAAAATAGAGCATGCCAATCATCGACGGATTGGCGAGCGTTTCAAAATCCTGGCTCC
This Klebsiella michiganensis DNA region includes the following protein-coding sequences:
- a CDS encoding membrane protein, whose translation is MSDAERVKRKAYLLSQVQQQRLDLSAAKRDWLQVTSPYDRGWNTLVSLRSYAMIASSVLAIWTVKHPGKLMRWAKRGFGAWSTWRLIRNTLNPPVR
- a CDS encoding membrane protein — protein: MADSHQSQGPGKSVLGIGQRLVTILVGMVETRVRLAVVELEEEKAHIVQLLLMLGLTMLFAAFGLMSLMVLIIWAVDPQYRLNAMIATTAVLLSLALIGGIWTLRKSRQSTLLRHTRRELENDRALLEEDKR
- a CDS encoding Modulator protein MzrA, with translation MKLAFTRRLRAALLVGALAIASLMVWSGMQNKDSTLEIRASRQGGSIPDGFYVWHHLDANGIRFKSITPLNNTLLVTFDSSAQSEAAKEVLNRTLPQGYVIAQQEGDKDALAWLSILRPDHNHLG
- a CDS encoding membrane protein, which translates into the protein MELLTQLLSALWSQDFETLANPSMIGMLYFVLFMILFLENGILPAAFLPGDSLLVLVGVLIAKGAMGFPETIALLTIAASLGSWLGYIQGRWLGNTRLVQNWLSHLPAHYHQRSHQLFHKHGLSALLVGRFIAFVRTLLPTIAGLSGLNSARFQFFNWMSGLLWILILTTLGYLLGKTPVFLKYEDALMSCLMLIPVVLLVIGLVGSLIVLWRKKRSQSR